One window of the Chitinophaga niabensis genome contains the following:
- a CDS encoding RNA polymerase sigma factor: MSIIELDNDTILNFKSGDESAFTVVYNHFYNNIFSFCKYLLPTIEDARDMTAQLFILLWEKKETLDSYKNLRAFLFLNARNKCFNFLRDQKARSAIDQQISDFTASEQTSILFSEIESELITRIREEVEKLPDYYKNILNLSYYQGYNNQEIADMLQISEKTVRNAKSIAIKSVRMIFLSRTTPMGFTLSLYYFF; the protein is encoded by the coding sequence ATGTCAATTATTGAACTTGACAATGACACCATATTAAATTTTAAAAGTGGGGATGAATCGGCTTTTACCGTCGTTTACAATCATTTTTACAATAATATTTTCTCATTCTGCAAGTATCTCCTGCCTACTATCGAGGATGCAAGGGACATGACAGCACAGCTTTTTATCCTGTTGTGGGAAAAAAAAGAAACGCTGGATTCCTACAAAAATCTTCGCGCCTTCCTCTTTTTAAATGCGCGGAACAAGTGCTTTAATTTTTTGCGGGACCAAAAGGCCCGGTCCGCAATTGATCAGCAGATCAGCGATTTTACCGCCTCTGAACAAACGTCCATCCTCTTTTCTGAAATTGAATCTGAATTAATCACCCGGATCCGGGAAGAAGTAGAAAAGCTGCCGGACTATTATAAGAATATTCTAAACCTATCTTATTACCAGGGATATAATAACCAGGAAATCGCCGACATGCTCCAAATAAGTGAAAAAACAGTCCGCAACGCCAAGTCCATTGCAATAAAGTCGGTCAGAATGATTTTCCTGAGCAGGACCACACCAATGGGCTTTACCTTAAGCCTCTATTATTTTTTTTAA
- a CDS encoding FecR family protein, whose product MNEISKVISDLIAKHLNDELNDQEKQELDKWVQQSEDHQRFFRQFTDEKALASTLTEYETSKEIVYSKIKEAVSFNGQANKKIINIRWFNLRRFTAVAASLLILVGAFVWWNIHEKSSRIAETTVTQTIRSSQPASQGAVLKLADGKEIVLDDTMDGAVAKQGNTRITKQGGLLSYAGNNAADSVLYNTLSTPKGKIYQLLLPDSSKAWLNAASSIRFPTAFNGPKRSVEVTGEVYFEVKKDAEMPFHVTVSQRATIDVLGTSFNINAYANEKILRTTLLTGSVRIQIPEQEGHGNGVVLKPGQQAQIKQVHVVQSITVVHNANIKNVMGWKDGYFNLDDLTLEELMREVERWYDVEVVFEKGIPVKTFFGKVSRNLSLLDFMDGLKDWGVRFKLEGRNLTITGVQ is encoded by the coding sequence ATGAACGAAATATCGAAAGTTATTTCCGATCTGATTGCCAAGCATCTTAATGATGAATTGAACGATCAGGAAAAACAGGAATTGGACAAATGGGTTCAGCAATCTGAAGACCACCAGCGTTTCTTCCGGCAATTTACGGACGAAAAGGCCCTGGCTTCAACATTAACGGAATATGAGACAAGTAAGGAGATCGTTTATAGTAAAATAAAAGAAGCGGTTTCGTTTAACGGGCAGGCCAATAAAAAAATTATAAACATCAGGTGGTTTAACCTGCGAAGATTTACCGCTGTTGCTGCTTCATTGTTAATACTGGTGGGAGCGTTTGTCTGGTGGAATATACATGAAAAGAGTAGCAGGATCGCTGAAACTACAGTGACGCAAACAATACGCAGCAGCCAACCGGCATCTCAGGGTGCTGTATTAAAGCTTGCTGACGGAAAGGAAATTGTCCTGGACGATACTATGGATGGCGCTGTGGCAAAACAGGGAAACACCCGGATAACAAAGCAGGGAGGACTGCTTTCCTATGCCGGTAATAATGCTGCAGATAGCGTTCTTTACAATACTTTATCAACACCCAAAGGTAAGATCTATCAGCTTTTATTACCCGATAGTTCAAAGGCCTGGTTGAATGCGGCAAGTTCTATCCGCTTCCCTACGGCATTTAACGGGCCGAAGCGGAGTGTTGAAGTAACCGGAGAAGTGTATTTCGAGGTAAAGAAAGATGCGGAAATGCCCTTTCATGTAACAGTCAGCCAACGCGCTACAATAGATGTACTGGGTACGAGTTTTAATATCAATGCCTATGCTAACGAGAAAATACTTCGCACAACATTGTTGACAGGAAGCGTCAGGATACAGATACCGGAACAGGAGGGGCATGGAAATGGTGTAGTACTGAAACCCGGCCAGCAGGCGCAAATAAAGCAGGTACACGTTGTACAATCCATCACAGTTGTTCATAATGCCAATATCAAAAACGTGATGGGGTGGAAAGACGGTTATTTCAACCTTGACGATCTCACACTGGAGGAATTAATGCGTGAGGTAGAACGTTGGTATGATGTAGAAGTCGTTTTCGAAAAAGGAATTCCTGTCAAGACTTTTTTTGGAAAAGTGAGCAGGAACCTCTCGTTACTTGATTTTATGGATGGTTTGAAAGATTGGGGAGTTCGTTTCAAACTGGAAGGAAGAAATCTAACTATTACAGGAGTTCAATAA